In Mixophyes fleayi isolate aMixFle1 chromosome 4, aMixFle1.hap1, whole genome shotgun sequence, the following proteins share a genomic window:
- the LOC142150750 gene encoding acrosin-like, whose protein sequence is MNENSRQHASLPDCGMRPLVENYGSMRIVGGVDAQPGAWPWLVSIQVPSRTGHRHSCGGTLLNEMWVLTAAHCFKAMRRTVPKWRIIVGGYQLSELSDEVQIRSVKSYIEHEKYNPRTEANDIALIELNLPVKYDDFVQPACLPVTTMNIPSMRPCYISGWGVMAENSIETADILQEAKVNQIDIKRCNSSKWYNGVIRNYNLCAGYEEGGIDSCQGDSGGPLMCLDKATSKYYVIGVTSWGRGCAQSQNPGVYSNTKYFLKWILGKVTPSSSLLKSLVQSIREKNLLQ, encoded by the exons ATGAATGAAAACTCCAGGCAGCATGCAAGTCTTCCAG ATTGTGGTATGCGTCCCCTGGTGGAAAATTATGGCAGCATGCGTATTGTCGGGGGAGTTGATGCTCAGCCAGGAGCATGGCCATGGCTGGTGAGCATTCAGGTCCCTTCTCGAACTGGTCATCGTCACTCATGTGGAGGAACCCTTCTCAATGAGATGTGGGTACTAACAGCAGCTCACTGCTTCAAAGCCATGAGGAG AACTGTGCCCAAGTGGAGAATTATTGTAGGAGGTTACCAGTTGTCTGAGTTATCCGATGAAGTCCAGATACGATCTGTCAAGTCATACATTGAACATGAGAAATACAACCCACGCACAGAGGCTAATGACATTGCATTGATTGAGCTAAATTTGCCTGTGAAATATGATGATTTTGTGCAGCCGGCCTGTTTGCCAGTCACCACCATGAACATCCCCTCCATGCGTCCTTGCTATATAAGTGGCTGGGGAGTCATGGCTgaaaaca GTATAGAAACAGCAGATATTCTACAGGAGGCTAAAGTAAACCAGATTGATATAAAAAGGTGTAACAGCTCTAAATGGTATAATGGAGTTATTCGGAACTACAATCTGTGTGCAGGGTATGAGGAAGGTGGAATTGACAGCTGCCAG ggtgacagcggaggacCCCTCATGTGCCTGGATAAAGCTACCTCTAAATATTATGTGATCGGTGTGACAAGCTGGGGCCGCGGCTGTGCACAGTCACAGAATCCTGGCGTGTACAGCAACACTAAATACTTTTTGAAGTGGATTCTTGGAAAAGTGaccccctcctcctcactgttaAAGTCACTTGTCCAGAGTATTAGGGAAAAAAACCTTCTACAATAA
- the RABL2B gene encoding rab-like protein 2B produces MAGDGHVVTEVDQEKYDADENVKIICLGDSAVGKSKLMERFLMDGFRPQQLSTFALTLYKYTTSVDGKTILVDFWDTAGQERFQSMHASYYHKAHACIMVFDVQRKVTYKNLSNWYQELRQYRPEIPCIVVANKIDADLRVTQKGFNFSKKHNLPFYFVSAADGTNVVKLFTDAIKLAVSYKQNSRDFLDEVMQELENFELEKPDNTSDKDEISEDGESPTAV; encoded by the exons ATGGCTGGAGATGGACACGTAGTCACTGAGGTTGACCAGGAAAAATATGATGCAGATGAAAATGTCAAAATCATCTGTCTTGGGGACAGCGCAGTTGGAAAGTCAAA GTTGATGGAACGCTTCCTAATGGATGGGTT TCGTCCTCAGCAGCTTTCAAcctttgctctgacactctatAAATACACTACAAGTGTGGATGGCAAAACTATCTTAGTTG ATTTCTGGGATACCGCTGGACAAGAGAGATTCCAAAGCATGCATGCCTCCTACTATCACAAAGCCCATGCCTGTATCATG gtatTTGATGTGCAGCGCAAGGTTACATACAAAAACCTTTCCAATTGGTACCAGGAACTGAGGCAATATCGGCCAGAAATTCCTTGCATTGTTGTGGCAAACAAAATTGATG CTGACCTCCGTGTGACGCAGAAAGGTTTTAATTTTTCTAAGAAGCACAACCTGCCATTCTACTTTGTTTCAGCTGCTGACGGTACCAACGTAGTAAAG TTATTTACAGATGCCATTAAGCTAGCTGTATCTTACAAGCAGAACTCAAGGGATTTTTTGGATGAAGTGATGCAGGAGCTGGAG AACTTTGAGCTGGAGAAGCCGGATAACACATCTGATAAAGACGAGATATCTGAAGATGGAGAGTCACCAACGGCTGTGTGA